Proteins from a genomic interval of Zingiber officinale cultivar Zhangliang chromosome 1B, Zo_v1.1, whole genome shotgun sequence:
- the LOC121968116 gene encoding auxin response factor 7-like has translation MALPPSNSSSAVLGSGTYGDVLYPELWKACAGPLVTLPREGERVYYFPQGHMEQLEASTNQGHDQQMPLFDLPSKILCKVVHVQLQAEADTDEVFAQITLLPEADQSEVTCPDPQLQEPERCNVRSFCKVLTASDTSTHGGFSVLKRHADECLPLLDMSQNPPWQELVAKDLHGNDWHFRHIFRGQPRRHLLTTGWSVFVSSKRLVAGDAFIFLRGENDELRVGVRRLMRQINNLPSSVISSHSMHVGVLATASHAITSGTLFSVFYKPRTSRSEFIVSVNKYLEAKNNKFSVGMRFKMSFEGDEAPERRFSGTIIGVDKPSSCRWTDSEWRSLKVQWDEPSSIPKPDRVSPWELEPLLTTTPTSQLVVRNKRPRLPASSVLTTDATPTFGSHRGKEIYAPSCQSPLFTLTTKPGSIVLNANNGPSAGNSPMYWTKIQNQIDSCLTGINDGQSEKKMESSSGCRLFGVQLVESWGAEEISVPTAFSCLREEQPVTSLDVDSDQQSQPSNFNQSETNALSSELEKPCVRLIQESQNRQLRSCTKVHMQGMAVGRAVDLTRLYGYDDLLLKLEEMFNIKGELSSQIKKWEVVYTDDEDDMMMVGDDPWHEFCSMVRKINIYSCEEAKRLTPKSRLPAISEVIKPASKNSLLDSETTDNKLEDQMPASH, from the exons CGCTGTACTTGGATCAG GTACTTATGGCGATGTCTTGTACCCAGAACTTTGGAAAGCATGTGCAGGACCATTAGTCACTCTACCCCGTGAAGGTGAAAGGGTTTATTACTTTCCACAAGGCCACATGGAGCAG cTTGAAGCATCGACAAATCAAGGGCATGATCAACAGATGCCCTTGTTTGATCTGCCATCAAAGATCCTATGCAAAGTAGTCCATGTGCAGCTTCAG GCCGAAGCAGATACAGATGAAGTTTTTGCTCAGATAACATTGCTACCTGAAGCTGAT CAAAGCGAGGTTACTTGTCCAGATCCACAACTACAAGAACCTGAAAGGTGCAATGTCCGCTCATTTTGTAAGGTTCTGACTGCATCAGACACAAGTACACACGGTGGTTTCTCAGTTCTAAAGAGGCATGCAGATGAGTGTCTGCCTCTGCTG GATATGTCCCAGAACCCACCTTGGCAAGAATTGGTTGCTAAAGATCTTCATGGAAATGATTGGCATTTCCGTCACATTTTTCGAG GGCAACCTAGGCGCCATCTTCTCACAACTGGTTGGAGTGTTTTCGTGAGCTCAAAAAGATTGGTAGCTggtgatgcatttatattcttaag AGGTGAGAATGATGAACTTCGAGTCGGTGTGAGACGGCTCATGAGACAAATAAATAACTTGCCGTCATCTGTCATATCCAGTCATAGTATGCATGTTGGAGTATTGGCTACTGCATCTCATGCTATTACTAGTGGGACTCTGTTTTCTGTTTTTTACAAGCCAAG AACAAGCCGATCAGAGTTCATCGTAAGTGTAAACAAATATCTTGAAGCCAAAAATAACAAATTTTCTGTTGGGATGAGATTTAAGATGAGTTTTGAGGGTGATGAAGCTCCAGAAAGGAG GTTTAGTGGAACTATCATTGGTGTAGATAAACCGTCATCATGTCGATGGACAGATTCAGAATGGAGATCCCTAAAG GTTCAATGGGATGAACCTTCATCTATTCCAAAGCCAGATAGAGTTTCACCATGGGAATTGGAACCACTTCTTACAACTACTCCGACATCTCAACTGGTGGTCAGAAACAAACGACCCCGATTGCCGGCTTCATCTGTTCTTACAACTGATGCTACTCCAACATTTG GGTCGCACAGAGGAAAAGAGATATATGCACCTTCCTGTCAATCACCTTTGTTCACATTGACAACAAAGCCTGGGTCAATTGTGCTGAATGCAAACAATGGGCCATCAGCTGGTAACAGCCCCATGTACTGGACGAAGATACAAAATCAAATTGATTCCTGTCTGACAGGTATTAATGATGGACAAAGTGAAAAAAAGATGGAAAGTAGTTCAGGCTGTAGGCTGTTTGGGGTCCAGCTAGTTGAGAGCTGGGGAGCCGAAGAAATCTCTGTACCCACTGCCTTCTCTTGTCTGAGAGAGGAACAGCCTGTGACATCTTTGGATGTTGATTCAGATCAACAATCTCaaccatccaactttaaccagtctGAGACAAATGCACTCAGCAGTGAGCTTGAGAAGCCATGCGTGAGGTTAATTCAAGAATCTCAAAATCGACAATTAAGAAGCTGCACTAAG GTTCACATGCAAGGAATGGCAGTTGGGAGAGCAGTAGATTTGACTAGATTATATGGATATGATGATCTTCTTCTGAAGCTGGAAGAGATGTTCAATATTAAGGGAGAGCTCTCCAGCCAAATAAAGAAGTGGGAGGTTGTCTACACTGACGATGAAGATGACATGATGATGGTTGGCGATGATCCGTGGCA TGAGTTCTGCAGCATGgtcagaaaaataaatatttactcgTGCGAGGAGGCCAAAAGGTTGACCCCCAAGTCAAGGCTTCCTGCTATAAGCGAGGTGATTAAGCCTGCATCCAAGAACTCCTTGCTGGACTCAGAAACCACTGATAACAAGCTGGAAGATCAAATGCCGGCTTCTCACTAG